One Rossellomorea aquimaris DNA window includes the following coding sequences:
- a CDS encoding bifunctional oligoribonuclease/PAP phosphatase NrnA, whose product MKEQILELIKQYETIIVHRHVRPDPDAYGSQGGLVEMLKTSFPEKKIYAVGKEEESLHYLKRLDVIEDHVFEGALIIVCDTANEERICDSRYKLGDKLVKIDHHPNEDAYGDYLWIDTSASSVSEMIYEFYLFGKDKGLTLSDEGARLLFAGIVGDTGRFLYPSTTQNTFDIAGELIRFDFDRNELFNKMYEIDANVIKLHGFVLQNFEMDQDGCASMIMTKEILEEHQVIPSDASLLVSTLGNVKGIKAWVFFIEESDQIRVRLRSKGPVINTIAKKYNGGGHPLAAGASIYSWEEKEEVMKDLREVCRNHR is encoded by the coding sequence ATGAAAGAACAAATACTGGAACTCATCAAACAATATGAAACAATCATTGTACATAGACATGTCCGCCCGGATCCTGACGCATACGGCTCCCAGGGTGGCCTGGTGGAAATGCTGAAAACGTCCTTCCCGGAGAAAAAGATCTATGCAGTCGGGAAAGAAGAGGAAAGCCTTCATTATTTAAAACGCCTGGATGTCATTGAAGACCACGTGTTCGAAGGAGCTTTAATCATCGTGTGCGATACGGCAAATGAAGAACGGATCTGTGACAGTCGTTATAAGTTAGGGGATAAGCTCGTGAAAATCGATCATCACCCCAATGAAGATGCATACGGAGACTATTTATGGATCGATACATCCGCTAGCTCAGTAAGCGAAATGATCTATGAATTCTACTTGTTCGGTAAGGATAAAGGACTCACGCTATCTGATGAGGGCGCAAGACTTTTATTTGCCGGGATTGTGGGGGACACAGGAAGATTCCTTTATCCAAGTACAACCCAGAATACGTTTGATATCGCAGGCGAATTGATCCGCTTTGATTTTGACCGTAATGAACTATTCAATAAGATGTACGAGATAGATGCCAATGTCATCAAGCTTCACGGATTTGTCCTTCAAAACTTCGAAATGGATCAGGATGGCTGTGCAAGCATGATCATGACGAAAGAAATACTCGAGGAGCATCAGGTCATTCCTTCAGATGCTTCTTTACTGGTCAGTACATTGGGGAACGTAAAAGGCATCAAAGCGTGGGTCTTCTTCATTGAAGAAAGCGATCAAATCAGAGTCCGGCTGCGTTCAAAGGGACCAGTCATCAACACCATCGCCAAAAAATACAACGGCGGTGGACATCCATTGGCTGCAGGGGCTTCGATTTATTCATGGGAAGAAAAAGAAGAAGTGATGAAAGATTTAAGAGAAGTATGCAGGAATCATAGATAA
- a CDS encoding YtpI family protein: protein MYFLALLIVVTFTFYVFYKIRQVRTNRPMEKKWLSAKASIALGLFVALFGINQLFLFPGTLTYFIGGLFILIGLGSCWAGYKLYKHVLPYAQREAKELDNQ from the coding sequence ATGTATTTTCTCGCACTACTGATTGTCGTAACATTCACGTTTTATGTCTTTTATAAAATCAGACAGGTTCGAACGAATCGACCAATGGAAAAGAAATGGTTATCTGCGAAGGCAAGCATTGCCCTCGGGCTATTTGTTGCCCTGTTTGGGATCAATCAGCTGTTTTTATTCCCTGGAACGCTGACGTATTTCATCGGCGGTCTTTTCATCCTGATCGGGCTTGGTAGCTGCTGGGCCGGCTATAAGCTGTACAAGCACGTGCTTCCGTATGCTCAAAGGGAAGCGAAGGAACTGGATAACCAATAA